The nucleotide sequence CAAGCGGGTCGGCCCGATGTCGATGCCACCCAGCCGGCGAGGTACGTCGTCACCCTTCGTACCCCGAATGATGGATGACTCTTTCGCCGGTGTCCGTACCATGCGGAAACCCATCACGGAGATTCAATAACACCATGGCAACTGGCATCCAAGCACTGACCGACCTCGGCACCAAACTCTGGCTCGACAGCGTCGACCCGGAACTGACCGTCTCCAACCACGCCGCGGGCATCACCGGCGCGACGTCCAACCCGATCATTATCGCGGACCTGATCAAGACCGGACGCTTCGACGATCACATGGCCGCGCTGTTCAAGCAGGGGTTCGACGACAAGGCCGTCTGCTGGATGCTCACCGACTACCTCGTGAAGCAGGCCCAGGAAGTCTTCCATCCGGTCAACGAAAAGACCGACTGCAACGACGGCTGGGTCAGCTTCGAGCTTGACCCGTTGCTCGAAGACGTCGAGGCGAACATCCCGCACGACGAACGTGTCGCCCAGTACATCGCGCTGGGCAAGCAGTGGGGCACCGGGCATGTCAACCGGATGATCAAGGTGCCCGCGACGCCGGCCGGCCTCGACGCGCTCGAAGAGCTTGCCGCCCACGGCCTCGCGCTCAACGTCACGCTCGTCTTCTCCGAACGGCAGTACGTTGCCGCCCGTGACGCCGTCTGGCGCGGGGCACAGCGGCGGGGCGATCTCAAGACGTTCAAGAGCGTCTACTCGATCTTCATCAGCCGG is from Planctomycetota bacterium and encodes:
- a CDS encoding transaldolase family protein, with the translated sequence MATGIQALTDLGTKLWLDSVDPELTVSNHAAGITGATSNPIIIADLIKTGRFDDHMAALFKQGFDDKAVCWMLTDYLVKQAQEVFHPVNEKTDCNDGWVSFELDPLLEDVEANIPHDERVAQYIALGKQWGTGHVNRMIKVPATPAGLDALEELAAHGLALNVTLVFSERQYVAARDAVWRGAQRRGDLKTFKSVYSIFISRVDVYTEKHVSSLSDDAQGMVGLVNAKQLWQKNQAFWADKGCALEQEIIFASTGKKLDWQDEDYYPK